The Mucilaginibacter rubeus genomic interval TTTGTTTCACGGTAAACAACGGCTACTGTACTGGCGCATTGCATGGCGAAGGCATAAAACATCATGAGCGAAAACGCCACCGCCAGTGTAAACACAGGTTGACCCGTTTGCGGATTTTTAGCCTCGTGCATTTTTTCCTGTACCGATTGCAGCTTATCCGCATCGCCCTCAACGCTGTAAATGGTAGCCATGGTACCCACAAATACCTCGCGCGCGGCAAATGAACTGATGAGTGCTATGCCTATCTTCCAGTCGAAGCCAAGCGGCTTAATAACGGGTTCGATAACATGACCAAATACACCGGCATAAGAGTTTTCCAGTTTTTCTGACGCGATGACTTTGGTCAGGCTGTCCGGGGTCATGGTTTTGGTGTATTGAGGCTGGGCGTATTGCTTATCTATCCGGGCAAACCTGTCGCCAGGGCCGTATGATTTCATTACCCATAATATCACGGATACAGCTATGATTACTTTACCGGCCTGCAGTACGAAGGTTTTTGAGCGGTCATACATGGTAAATATCACGTTTTTCCACCTTGGCATTCGGTAAACAGGCAGCTCCATGATAAAGTAACCACGCTCGCGGGCTTTCAGGATAAATTTCATCACAAAGGCTACGATGATAGCCGAAAAGATGCTAAGCACATACATGGCCGTAAGCGCCAGGCCCTGCAGGTTAAATATCCACCAAACGTTGCGGTTAGGTACAACCAACGCTATCAATAACGTGTAAACCGGTAAGCGGGCAGAGCAGGCTACCAATGGCGTAACCATGATGGTGATCATCCTGTCTTTCCAGTTTTCGATGGTGCGGGTACTCATGATAGATGGCACCGCGCAGGCAAAACCGCCGATAAGCGGCACTACCGATTTTCCGTTCAATCCCACCTTGCGCATTACCTTATCCATCATGAACGTAACACGCGACATGTAGCCCGTATCCTCCAAAATAGAGATAAGGGCAAACAGGATGGCTATTTGCGGTATAAATACCAATACCCCACTCAGGCCTGCAAGCACGCCATCAATGATCAAACTACTCAGCGGTCCGGCAGGCAATACTTTAGCAGCCCCGGCCTGTAACCAGATAAACAGATCTTCGATGAGCGACATCGGGTAGGCCGACCATGAAAAAATAGCCTGGAATATGAACAATAAAATAGCGAAGAAGATCACAAAGCCAAATACTTTGTGCGTAAGGATCTTGTCTATTTTGTTGCTGATGGTTTCATCATGGGCCGCTTCGGGCTTGGTGACCGTATCGTAAAGCAGGTCATTAATAAAATTATAGCGGGCAATGGTTTCTGTAGCCTGCGCCTTTTGCGAGTGAAAGGAGTGCTCCTGCTCCAATTGCTCAATACGGTCGCTTTCAGTTGTTGACAGATAGCTCAGTGTTTCATGCTGGTGGGCAAGCTGTAGGGCTACATAAGGGTTTTCAATCTGCATCTCCCCTTTTATCTGCGCTATTATGCCCGGGGCAAGGCTTTCAATATCAATGGTATCCTGCTGTAATGCTACCTTGTTGGCGAAGGCAATAGCACTTTTGAGCTTATCAATGCCGGTATTTTTCCTGGCAGAGATAGGCACAACCGGCACGCCCAGCTTTTTGGCAAAAAGATCGATGTTTATTTTGATGCCTGCTTTTTCAGATACATCGATCATGTTAAGTGCCACCACAACGGGGATCTTCAGATCGGCTATCTGTGTATAAAGCAGCAGGTTTCTTTTAAGGTTTGACGCGTCAAGGATCACCACCACCAAATCGGGCACCATACCTTTTGACTTATCGGCCAATACCGAAAATACAATGGATTCGTCTTTACTTTTTGGGTAGATGCTATAGGTACCGGGAAGATCAATGATTTCGGCCATGCGACCGTCGGGTAGGGTGCAAACGCCTGTTTTTTTATCAACAGTAACCCCCGGAAAGTTTCCGATTTTTTGATTTAACCCGGTTAATATATTAAAGAGA includes:
- the feoB gene encoding ferrous iron transport protein B, with product MKADIRVALVGNPNTGKSTLFNILTGLNQKIGNFPGVTVDKKTGVCTLPDGRMAEIIDLPGTYSIYPKSKDESIVFSVLADKSKGMVPDLVVVILDASNLKRNLLLYTQIADLKIPVVVALNMIDVSEKAGIKINIDLFAKKLGVPVVPISARKNTGIDKLKSAIAFANKVALQQDTIDIESLAPGIIAQIKGEMQIENPYVALQLAHQHETLSYLSTTESDRIEQLEQEHSFHSQKAQATETIARYNFINDLLYDTVTKPEAAHDETISNKIDKILTHKVFGFVIFFAILLFIFQAIFSWSAYPMSLIEDLFIWLQAGAAKVLPAGPLSSLIIDGVLAGLSGVLVFIPQIAILFALISILEDTGYMSRVTFMMDKVMRKVGLNGKSVVPLIGGFACAVPSIMSTRTIENWKDRMITIMVTPLVACSARLPVYTLLIALVVPNRNVWWIFNLQGLALTAMYVLSIFSAIIVAFVMKFILKARERGYFIMELPVYRMPRWKNVIFTMYDRSKTFVLQAGKVIIAVSVILWVMKSYGPGDRFARIDKQYAQPQYTKTMTPDSLTKVIASEKLENSYAGVFGHVIEPVIKPLGFDWKIGIALISSFAAREVFVGTMATIYSVEGDADKLQSVQEKMHEAKNPQTGQPVFTLAVAFSLMMFYAFAMQCASTVAVVYRETKDWRWPAAQFAYMTALAYTASFIVYHWLK